TCGGCGTAGAGGATGACCTCGGCGTTGACGTTGCGGGCGGTCCGGCCGATCATCTGGATCAGCGAGGTCGGCGAGCGGAGGAAACCCTGCTTGTCGGCGTCGAGAATGGCCACCAGCGAGACCTCGGGCAGGTCGAGCCCTTCGCGGAGCAGGTTGACGCCGATAATCACGTCGTAGGTGCCCATCCGCAGGTTCTTGAGGATCTCAACCCGTTCGAGGGTGTCGATCTCGGAGTGCAGGTAGTGGCAGTTGATACTCTCAGCGGCGAAGTAGTTGGCCAGGTCCTCAGCCAGACGTTTGGTCAGCGTGGTGACCAGGACCCGCTCGCCGCGGGCCACGCGGCCGTTGATCTGCTCGTGCAGATGGGGCACCTGCCCGCTGGCAGAGTGGACGTATATCTTCGGGTCGATCAGGCCGGTCGGGCGGATGATCTGCTCGACCACCTCGCCGGCGCACTTCTGCAGTTCGTAGGGGCCCGGCGTGGCGGAGACGAACAGGATGTTGTTCCAGAGGGTTTCGAACTCCTCGAACCGCAGCGGCCGGTTGTCCAGGGCGCTGGGCAGGCGGAAACCGTGCTCGACCAGCACTTCCTTGCGGTGCCGGTCGCCCGCGTACATGGCCCGAAGCTGCGGCAGCGTCACGTGGGACTCATCGAGGATCAGCAGGTAGTCTTCGGGGAAATAGTCGATCAGGGTGTAGGGCCGGCTGCCCGCCGGTCGGCCGGAGAGGTGCCGCGAGTAGTTTTCAATGCCCGAGCAGTAGCCGACTTCGCGGAGCATCTCCATGTCGTACCGCGTCCGGGCGGCGAGGCGCTGGGCCTCGAGCAGCTTGCCCTGGGTCTTGAGTTCGTCGAGGCGGTCTTCAAGTTCTTTTTCGATGAATTCGAGGGCGGCTTCGACGCGGTCTTCGGGGATCACGTGGTGCTTGGCCGGGTAGAGGACCATCGTCTCCTGGCGGTGGATGGTCTGGTTGGTCAGCGGGTTAATCAGGTGGATGGCGTCGACCTCGGTGTCGAACAGCTCGATCCGATAGCCGTACTCGGCGTAGGCTGGATAGATTTCGATGTTGTCTCCACGAGCGCGGAATTTGCCGCGGGCCAGGTCGGTGGTCGATCGCTCGTACTGCATTTCGACCAGGCGGGCCATCAACTCAGCCCGGTCGAGGGTCTGACCCCGCCGGACGTTCAGGACCAGGGCTTTGTAGTCTTCCGGGTCGCCGAGGCCGAAGATGCACGAGACGCTGGCCACGATGATGGTGT
The sequence above is drawn from the Phycisphaerae bacterium genome and encodes:
- the uvrB gene encoding excinuclease ABC subunit UvrB; this encodes MDRFELVTDLRPQGDQPQAIEQLSEGLRQNQPFQTLLGVTGSGKTFTMAHVIARHQCPALVISHNKTLAAQLYEEFRELFPHNAVEYFVSYYDYYQPEAYIPQRDIYIEKDASRNEDLDRLRMAATSALLARRDTIIVASVSCIFGLGDPEDYKALVLNVRRGQTLDRAELMARLVEMQYERSTTDLARGKFRARGDNIEIYPAYAEYGYRIELFDTEVDAIHLINPLTNQTIHRQETMVLYPAKHHVIPEDRVEAALEFIEKELEDRLDELKTQGKLLEAQRLAARTRYDMEMLREVGYCSGIENYSRHLSGRPAGSRPYTLIDYFPEDYLLILDESHVTLPQLRAMYAGDRHRKEVLVEHGFRLPSALDNRPLRFEEFETLWNNILFVSATPGPYELQKCAGEVVEQIIRPTGLIDPKIYVHSASGQVPHLHEQINGRVARGERVLVTTLTKRLAEDLANYFAAESINCHYLHSEIDTLERVEILKNLRMGTYDVIIGVNLLREGLDLPEVSLVAILDADKQGFLRSPTSLIQMIGRTARNVNAEVILYADKITPAMEQAMAETQRRREIQEAYNREHGITPETVRKAIRAGLETEITARKIERTIVGADEEKFDKDELARMLEQEMLEAAERLEFEHAALIRDKLLEVRGETVKSDTAQNASGPKGRGRRRSAKRS